A region of Pseudomonas marginalis DNA encodes the following proteins:
- a CDS encoding DUF2970 domain-containing protein, which produces MDDPVNNKPPTFWQMLHSVMAAAFGVQSGKNRARDFTHGKPSHFVILGILFTAVFALTLFGIVKLVLHLAGV; this is translated from the coding sequence ATGGACGATCCAGTCAACAACAAGCCGCCGACCTTCTGGCAGATGCTCCACAGCGTCATGGCCGCTGCGTTTGGCGTGCAGAGCGGCAAGAATCGCGCCCGCGACTTCACCCACGGCAAGCCCAGCCACTTCGTGATCCTGGGCATTCTGTTCACAGCAGTATTCGCCTTGACGCTGTTCGGCATCGTCAAACTGGTGCTGCACCTGGCCGGCGTCTAG
- the poxB gene encoding ubiquinone-dependent pyruvate dehydrogenase gives MAKINLAQQLATTLEQAGIKRIWGLTGDSLNGLTDALRTMDSIEWMHVRHEEVAAFAAGAEAAATGELTVCAGSCGPGNLHLINGLFDCHRNHVPVLAIAAQIPSSEIGLNYFQETHPQELFKECSHFIELVTNPEQMPHVLHRAMRSAVLNRGVAVVVIPGDVSLLEVEDKLKPWPALHAPRTLPAEQDLQRLTEILESSEKVTLLCGSGCAGAHDQVVALADTLGAPVVHALRGKEHVEWDNPFDVGMTGLIGFSSGYHAMLDCDTLIMLGTDFPYRQFYPADAKIIQVDRNPQALGRRATLDLGIAADVSETLDALLPRLTRNTDRSFLETSLKHYEKARQGLDDLAQPSKANRPIHPQYVARLLSELADDDAIFTADVGSPTVWAARYLKMNGKRRLIGSFNHGSMANAMPQAIGAQAAFPGRQVISMSGDGGFAMLMGDFISLAQLNLPVKVIVFDNSSLGFVAMEMKAAGYLDAGTELKNPDFAAMSNAMGILGIRVEQSEDLEPALRRALAHDGPVLVDVVTATQELVMPPSIKLEQAKGFSLYMLKAVMSGRGDEVIELARTNWLR, from the coding sequence ATGGCGAAAATCAACCTGGCCCAGCAATTGGCGACCACCCTTGAACAGGCGGGGATCAAGCGCATCTGGGGCCTGACCGGCGACAGCCTCAACGGTCTCACCGACGCCCTGCGCACCATGGACAGCATCGAGTGGATGCACGTGCGCCACGAAGAAGTCGCCGCCTTCGCCGCCGGTGCCGAAGCGGCGGCCACGGGTGAACTGACGGTGTGCGCCGGCAGCTGCGGGCCGGGCAACCTGCACTTGATCAATGGCCTGTTCGATTGCCATCGCAACCATGTGCCGGTGCTGGCGATTGCCGCACAAATCCCCTCCTCCGAGATCGGCCTGAACTACTTCCAGGAGACCCATCCCCAGGAACTGTTCAAGGAGTGCAGCCACTTTATCGAGCTGGTCACCAACCCCGAACAGATGCCGCACGTGCTGCACCGTGCCATGCGTTCGGCGGTCCTCAACCGCGGCGTGGCGGTGGTGGTGATTCCGGGGGACGTATCGTTGCTGGAAGTCGAAGACAAGCTCAAGCCCTGGCCGGCCCTGCACGCACCGCGCACCCTGCCGGCGGAACAGGACCTGCAGCGCCTGACCGAGATCCTTGAAAGCAGCGAGAAAGTCACCCTGCTGTGCGGCAGTGGCTGCGCCGGTGCCCACGATCAAGTGGTGGCCCTGGCCGACACGCTGGGGGCACCGGTGGTGCACGCCCTGCGCGGCAAGGAGCATGTGGAATGGGACAACCCATTCGATGTGGGCATGACCGGCCTGATCGGCTTCAGCTCCGGCTACCACGCCATGCTCGACTGCGACACGCTGATCATGCTCGGCACTGACTTTCCGTACCGCCAGTTCTACCCCGCCGATGCCAAAATCATCCAGGTCGACCGCAACCCGCAGGCCCTGGGCCGTCGCGCCACGCTGGACCTGGGCATCGCTGCCGATGTGAGCGAGACCCTCGACGCGCTGCTGCCGCGCCTGACCCGCAACACCGACCGCAGCTTCCTCGAGACCTCGCTGAAGCACTACGAAAAAGCCCGCCAAGGCCTGGACGACCTGGCGCAACCGTCAAAGGCCAACCGGCCGATCCACCCGCAGTACGTGGCGCGTTTGCTCAGCGAACTGGCGGACGACGATGCAATCTTCACAGCCGACGTGGGCTCGCCGACGGTGTGGGCGGCGCGCTACCTGAAGATGAACGGCAAGCGTCGCCTGATCGGCTCGTTCAACCACGGCTCCATGGCCAATGCCATGCCCCAGGCGATCGGTGCGCAGGCAGCCTTTCCTGGGCGCCAGGTGATCTCGATGTCCGGCGACGGCGGGTTTGCCATGCTGATGGGGGATTTCATTTCACTGGCGCAGTTGAACCTGCCCGTCAAAGTCATCGTGTTCGATAACTCGTCCCTGGGCTTTGTCGCCATGGAAATGAAGGCCGCGGGCTACCTGGATGCCGGCACCGAGCTGAAAAACCCGGACTTCGCCGCCATGTCCAACGCCATGGGCATCCTCGGCATTCGCGTGGAGCAATCCGAAGACCTGGAACCGGCCCTGCGCCGCGCCCTGGCCCATGATGGCCCGGTGCTGGTGGATGTGGTGACGGCCACCCAGGAACTGGTGATGCCGCCGAGCATCAAGCTGGAACAGGCCAAGGGCTTCAGCCTGTACATGCTCAAGGCGGTGATGAGTGGGCGTGGAGATGAAGTGATCGAGTTGGCGCGGACTAACTGGTTGCGCTGA
- a CDS encoding nitrite/sulfite reductase gives MYVYDEYDQRIIEDRVKQFRDQTRRYLAGELSEEEFRPLRLQNGLYVQRFAPMLRVAVPYGQLTSRQTRMMARIARDFDKGYAHISTRQNVQFNWPALEDVPDILAELATVQMHAIQTSGNCLRNVTTDQFAGVAADELIDPRPWCEIVRQWTTFHPEFAYLPRKFKIAINGSTSDRAAIEVHDIGLEPVYNAAGELGFRVLVGGGLGRTPVVGAFINEFLPWQDLLSYLDAILRVYNRYGRRDNKYKARIKILVKALTPEVFAQKVDAEMEHLRGGQTTLTEAEVHRVAKHFVDPEYKALSNQDAELVALDQQHPGFARWRTRNTLAHKKPGYVAVTLSLKPTGVAPGDITDKQLDAVADLAERYSFGQLRTSHEQNIILADVEQSQLFTLWGELREGGFATPNIGLLTDIICCPGGDFCSLANAKSIPIAESIQRRFDDLDYLFDIGELDLNISGCMNACGHHHVGHIGILGVDKKGEEFYQVSLGGSASRDASLGKILGPSFAQEAMPEVIGKLIDVYIEQRTEDERFIDTYQRIGIDLFKERVYAANH, from the coding sequence ATGTACGTATACGACGAATACGATCAGCGCATCATCGAGGACCGCGTCAAGCAGTTCCGTGATCAGACCCGACGCTACCTAGCAGGTGAACTGAGCGAAGAAGAGTTCCGCCCTCTGCGCCTGCAAAATGGCCTTTATGTCCAGCGCTTTGCGCCGATGCTGCGGGTGGCTGTGCCTTATGGCCAACTGACTTCGCGCCAGACCCGCATGATGGCCAGGATTGCCCGCGACTTCGACAAAGGCTATGCCCACATCAGTACCCGCCAGAACGTACAGTTCAACTGGCCGGCCCTGGAAGATGTGCCGGACATCCTGGCTGAACTGGCCACCGTGCAGATGCACGCCATTCAGACCAGTGGTAACTGCCTGCGCAACGTGACCACCGACCAATTCGCCGGGGTTGCCGCCGACGAGCTGATCGACCCACGCCCGTGGTGTGAAATCGTCCGCCAGTGGACCACCTTCCACCCCGAATTCGCCTACCTGCCACGCAAGTTCAAGATCGCCATCAATGGCTCGACCTCGGACCGTGCCGCCATCGAAGTACACGATATCGGCCTGGAGCCGGTGTACAACGCGGCTGGCGAGCTGGGTTTCCGTGTCCTGGTGGGTGGCGGCCTGGGCCGTACCCCGGTGGTCGGTGCGTTCATCAACGAGTTCCTGCCGTGGCAGGACCTGTTGAGCTACCTCGACGCCATCCTGCGGGTCTACAACCGCTACGGCCGTCGCGACAACAAATACAAGGCGCGGATCAAGATCCTCGTCAAGGCACTGACCCCTGAGGTGTTCGCCCAGAAAGTCGATGCCGAGATGGAGCACCTGCGCGGCGGCCAGACCACCCTGACCGAAGCCGAAGTGCACCGTGTGGCCAAGCACTTCGTCGATCCCGAGTACAAGGCGCTGAGCAATCAGGACGCCGAGCTCGTAGCGCTCGACCAGCAGCACCCGGGCTTTGCCCGCTGGCGCACCCGCAACACCCTGGCGCACAAAAAGCCGGGCTATGTGGCGGTGACCCTGTCGCTGAAACCGACCGGTGTGGCACCGGGCGACATCACCGACAAGCAGCTGGACGCCGTCGCCGACCTGGCCGAGCGCTACAGCTTTGGCCAACTGCGCACCTCCCACGAGCAGAACATCATCCTCGCGGACGTTGAGCAGAGCCAACTGTTCACCCTGTGGGGCGAACTGCGCGAAGGCGGTTTCGCCACGCCGAACATCGGCCTGTTGACCGACATCATCTGCTGCCCGGGCGGCGATTTCTGCTCCCTGGCCAACGCCAAGTCGATCCCGATTGCCGAATCGATCCAGCGCCGTTTCGACGACCTGGACTACCTGTTCGACATCGGCGAGCTGGACCTGAACATCTCCGGTTGCATGAACGCCTGTGGTCACCACCACGTCGGCCATATCGGCATCCTGGGCGTGGACAAGAAAGGCGAAGAATTCTACCAAGTGTCCCTGGGTGGCAGCGCCAGCCGCGATGCGAGCCTGGGCAAGATCCTCGGCCCGTCCTTCGCCCAGGAAGCCATGCCTGAGGTGATCGGCAAGCTGATCGACGTGTACATCGAACAGCGCACCGAAGATGAGCGTTTCATCGACACCTACCAGCGCATCGGCATTGACCTGTTCAAGGAGCGCGTCTATGCAGCGAATCATTAA
- a CDS encoding ABC transporter substrate-binding protein, producing the protein MLKVLITCVWLLGSTYGVMAHATSVVFLNPGMSTETFWVSYAQFMQAAAKDLGLDLRVRYGERDAGNTLAQAREVLQGSQRPDYLVLVNEQYVAPQILRMAEGSGVKLLLVNSALTSDQAQLLGTRRGIRLIGSLVADDEQAGYLMLRDLLRQHGPVAPGEPLDLLAFSGTKSTPGAQLRERGMRRALAEHPEVRLRQLVYGEWNRERAFEQATQLFKRYPQTALVWSANDQMALGAMQALQGSGRLPGRDVLFSAVNSSPEILQARLDGRLSSLVAGHFTVGGWAMVLVHDDAKGLDIGAYGGRDRQLALFQLIDAGQARRLLGPTPSVNFRALSAQDKPVSYRYPFSLHLLLR; encoded by the coding sequence ATGTTGAAGGTGTTGATTACGTGTGTCTGGTTGCTGGGATCGACGTATGGGGTGATGGCTCATGCAACGTCGGTGGTGTTTCTCAACCCGGGCATGTCGACGGAAACCTTCTGGGTCAGCTACGCGCAATTCATGCAGGCCGCCGCCAAGGACCTCGGCCTGGACTTGCGCGTGCGTTATGGCGAGCGTGATGCCGGCAACACGCTGGCTCAGGCGCGTGAGGTGCTGCAAGGCAGCCAGCGGCCCGATTACCTGGTGCTGGTGAATGAGCAGTACGTTGCACCGCAGATCCTGCGCATGGCCGAGGGCAGTGGCGTCAAGCTGCTGCTGGTGAACAGCGCGCTGACATCCGATCAGGCGCAATTGCTGGGAACCCGCCGTGGCATCCGTTTGATCGGCAGCCTGGTGGCTGACGATGAACAGGCTGGCTACCTGATGCTCCGTGATCTGTTGCGCCAGCACGGTCCGGTTGCGCCGGGCGAGCCCCTCGACCTGTTGGCGTTTTCCGGGACCAAGTCCACCCCGGGGGCGCAATTGCGTGAGCGCGGCATGCGTCGGGCGCTGGCCGAGCATCCCGAGGTGCGCCTGCGTCAGTTGGTCTACGGCGAATGGAACCGCGAACGCGCCTTCGAACAAGCGACGCAACTGTTCAAGCGCTACCCGCAGACGGCGCTGGTGTGGTCGGCCAACGATCAGATGGCGCTGGGCGCCATGCAGGCGCTGCAGGGCAGTGGGCGGTTACCGGGCAGGGACGTGCTGTTCAGCGCGGTCAACAGCTCGCCGGAGATCCTGCAGGCACGCCTGGATGGACGCTTGTCGTCCCTGGTCGCCGGGCATTTCACCGTGGGCGGCTGGGCCATGGTGTTGGTCCATGACGATGCCAAGGGCCTGGACATTGGCGCCTATGGCGGACGCGACCGGCAGTTGGCGCTATTCCAATTGATCGATGCCGGCCAGGCGCGGCGCTTGTTGGGGCCGACACCGTCGGTGAATTTCCGCGCGTTGTCCGCCCAGGACAAGCCCGTGTCCTATCGTTACCCGTTCAGCCTGCACCTGCTGCTGCGCTAG
- a CDS encoding Orn/Lys/Arg decarboxylase N-terminal domain-containing protein: MYKDLKFPVLIVHRDIKADTVAGDRVRGIARELEQEGFSIFSAVDYAEGRLVASTHHGLACMLIAAEGAGENTHLLQNMVELIRLARLRAPNLPIFALGEQVTLENAPADAMSELNQLRGILYLFEDTVPFLARQVARAARTYLDGLLPPFFKALVQHTADSNYSWHTPGHGGGVAYRKSPVGQAFHQFFGENTLRSDLSVSVPELGSLLDHTGPLAEAEARAARNFGADHTFFVINGTSTANKIVWHSMVGRDDLVLVDRNCHKSVLHSIIMTGAIPLYLCPERNELGIIGPIPLSEFSPESIRAKIDASPLTRGRPPKVKLAVVTNSTYDGLCYNAELIKQQLGNSVEVLHFDEAWYAYAAFHEFFAGRYGMGTSRTPDSPLVFTTHSTHKLLAAFSQASMIHVQDGGARQLDRDRFNEAFMMHISTSPQYSIIASLDVASAMMEGPAGRSLLQEMFDEALSFRRALANLRQHIAAEDWWFSIWQPPSVAGIDRVATADWLLQPQDDWHGFGDVAEDYVLLDPIKVTLVMPGLTAGGALSEHGIPAAVVSKFLWERGLVVEKTGLYSFLVLFSMGITKGKWSTLLTELLEFKRSYDANVSLASCLPSVFAQGPARYQGLGLRDLCDQLHGCYRSNATARHLKRMYTVLPEIAMKPADAYDQLVRGEVEAVSIDALPGRIAAVMLVPYPPGIPLIMPGERFTESTRSIIDYLAFARTFDSSFPGFVADVHGLQHEDDGSGRCYTVDCIKG; this comes from the coding sequence ATGTACAAAGACCTGAAGTTCCCCGTGCTTATCGTGCACCGCGACATCAAGGCCGACACCGTTGCCGGCGACCGGGTTCGGGGCATCGCCCGGGAGTTGGAACAAGAGGGCTTCAGTATCTTTTCCGCCGTGGACTACGCCGAAGGCCGGCTGGTGGCGTCGACCCATCACGGCCTGGCGTGCATGCTGATCGCCGCCGAAGGCGCCGGTGAGAATACCCACCTGCTGCAAAACATGGTCGAGCTGATCCGCCTGGCCCGCCTGCGGGCGCCGAACCTGCCGATTTTTGCCCTGGGCGAGCAGGTCACCCTGGAAAACGCCCCGGCCGATGCCATGAGCGAACTCAACCAGCTGCGCGGCATTCTCTACCTGTTCGAAGACACCGTACCGTTTCTCGCCCGCCAGGTGGCCCGTGCTGCCCGCACATATTTGGATGGCCTGCTGCCGCCATTCTTCAAGGCGCTGGTGCAACACACCGCCGACTCCAACTATTCCTGGCACACCCCCGGCCATGGCGGTGGCGTGGCCTATCGCAAAAGTCCGGTGGGGCAGGCGTTTCATCAGTTCTTCGGGGAAAACACCCTGCGCTCGGACTTGTCGGTCTCGGTGCCCGAACTGGGCTCGCTGCTGGATCACACCGGGCCCCTGGCCGAAGCCGAAGCCCGCGCCGCGCGCAACTTCGGCGCCGACCATACCTTTTTCGTGATCAACGGCACGTCCACCGCCAACAAGATCGTCTGGCACTCCATGGTCGGGCGCGATGACCTGGTGCTGGTGGACCGCAACTGCCACAAGTCGGTGTTGCATTCGATCATCATGACCGGTGCCATCCCGCTGTACCTGTGCCCGGAGCGCAACGAATTGGGCATCATCGGTCCGATTCCCCTGAGCGAGTTCAGCCCGGAATCGATCCGCGCCAAGATCGACGCCAGCCCCTTGACCCGCGGCCGGCCCCCCAAGGTGAAGCTGGCCGTGGTCACCAACTCCACCTACGACGGCCTGTGCTACAACGCCGAGCTGATCAAGCAGCAATTGGGCAACAGTGTCGAGGTGCTGCACTTCGATGAAGCCTGGTACGCCTATGCGGCGTTCCACGAGTTCTTTGCCGGGCGCTACGGCATGGGCACCTCGCGTACCCCGGACAGCCCGCTGGTGTTCACCACCCACTCCACCCACAAGCTGCTGGCGGCGTTCAGCCAGGCCTCGATGATCCATGTGCAGGACGGCGGCGCGCGTCAACTGGACCGCGACCGTTTCAATGAAGCCTTCATGATGCACATCTCCACGTCGCCGCAGTACAGCATCATTGCTTCGCTGGACGTCGCCTCGGCGATGATGGAAGGCCCGGCCGGGCGCTCGCTGCTGCAGGAAATGTTCGACGAGGCCCTGAGTTTTCGCCGCGCCCTGGCCAACCTGCGCCAGCATATCGCCGCCGAAGATTGGTGGTTCTCCATCTGGCAGCCGCCGTCGGTGGCGGGCATCGACCGCGTCGCCACGGCGGATTGGCTGTTGCAGCCGCAGGATGACTGGCACGGCTTTGGTGACGTGGCCGAAGACTACGTGCTGCTGGACCCGATCAAAGTGACCCTGGTGATGCCCGGCCTCACGGCCGGCGGTGCCTTGAGCGAGCATGGGATTCCCGCCGCGGTGGTCAGCAAATTCCTCTGGGAGCGTGGGCTGGTGGTGGAAAAGACCGGGCTGTATTCGTTCCTCGTGTTGTTTTCCATGGGCATCACCAAGGGCAAATGGAGTACCTTGCTCACCGAGTTGCTGGAGTTCAAGCGCAGTTACGACGCGAATGTCAGCCTCGCCAGTTGTTTGCCATCGGTGTTTGCCCAGGGCCCGGCGCGCTATCAGGGCCTGGGTTTGCGCGACCTGTGCGATCAATTGCACGGCTGTTACCGCAGCAACGCCACCGCCAGGCACCTCAAGCGCATGTACACGGTGTTGCCGGAAATCGCGATGAAACCCGCCGACGCCTATGACCAATTGGTAAGGGGCGAAGTGGAGGCCGTGTCCATTGATGCCTTGCCAGGACGCATTGCAGCCGTGATGCTGGTGCCTTATCCGCCGGGCATTCCGTTGATCATGCCGGGCGAGCGCTTTACCGAGTCGACCCGGTCGATCATCGACTACCTGGCGTTTGCCCGGACGTTCGATAGCAGTTTCCCCGGTTTTGTTGCCGATGTTCACGGGTTACAACACGAAGATGACGGCAGTGGTCGTTGTTACACCGTCGATTGCATCAAGGGTTAA
- a CDS encoding LysR substrate-binding domain-containing protein yields the protein MRLRHIEVIQAILQTGHLGTAAEWLQLPVGDVDAALKEAERQLGFMLFASVRGRLQATRETLELQAEIAHVYEALEPVQRLASRLKHHHAPTLRALCTPPLANQLLPQSIALLRRRFQDTPCNLSSQPTREIVRSLLLHEAEVGLSLHDPEHPQIHSTVLAQGKLQLLAPHGWLKPKQKYIALQDLAGQAMIGLEGHDPLSRLLDAKLQALRPLPVVQTRVQTYQMMRSMVEAGEGLAIVDPFTAFGAREAGLDTCPVSPPILVSLYALTLKDGVTSPALNALLEIVTQKAQGLLES from the coding sequence ATGCGTTTACGTCATATCGAAGTGATTCAGGCCATCCTGCAGACCGGACACCTCGGCACCGCCGCCGAATGGTTGCAACTTCCCGTGGGCGATGTAGACGCGGCACTCAAGGAGGCCGAGCGGCAATTGGGCTTCATGCTGTTTGCCAGTGTGCGCGGGCGTTTGCAGGCGACACGGGAAACCCTGGAGTTGCAGGCAGAAATAGCCCATGTGTACGAAGCCCTGGAACCGGTGCAACGCCTGGCCAGCCGCTTGAAACACCATCACGCCCCCACCCTGCGCGCCTTGTGCACGCCGCCCCTGGCCAATCAACTGCTGCCCCAGAGCATCGCGCTGCTGCGCCGACGCTTCCAGGACACGCCGTGCAACCTGTCGAGCCAGCCAACCCGGGAAATCGTGCGCAGCCTGCTGCTGCACGAGGCCGAGGTGGGCCTGAGCCTGCATGACCCGGAACATCCGCAAATCCACAGCACGGTGCTGGCCCAAGGCAAATTGCAATTGCTGGCGCCCCACGGCTGGCTCAAGCCCAAGCAGAAGTACATTGCGCTGCAGGACCTGGCCGGGCAAGCGATGATCGGGCTTGAAGGACACGACCCGCTCAGCCGTCTGCTGGACGCCAAGCTGCAAGCCCTGCGCCCGCTGCCGGTGGTGCAGACACGGGTGCAGACCTACCAGATGATGCGCAGCATGGTGGAAGCCGGCGAAGGCCTGGCGATAGTCGACCCATTCACCGCGTTTGGCGCGCGTGAGGCGGGTTTGGATACATGCCCGGTATCGCCGCCGATCCTGGTCAGCCTATATGCGCTGACACTCAAGGATGGCGTGACCTCGCCTGCGCTGAATGCGTTGCTGGAGATCGTCACGCAAAAGGCCCAGGGCCTGCTGGAAAGTTAA
- a CDS encoding NADPH-dependent FMN reductase: MSKVYTIAVLVGSLRKDSINRKVALALAEMAPANLKLNIVEIGDLPLYNEDIDGASPPAAYSTFRQQVRSSDAVLFVTPEYNRSVPAPLKNAIDVGSRPYGQSAWSGKPGAIISVSPGAVGGFGANHHLRQSLVFLDVPCMQQPEAYLGGAGSVFDDAGKVSEKTRPFLQAFIDAYGKWVEKQTA; encoded by the coding sequence ATGAGCAAGGTCTACACGATTGCCGTCCTGGTTGGCAGCCTGAGAAAAGACTCGATCAACCGCAAGGTCGCCCTGGCACTGGCCGAAATGGCCCCCGCCAACCTGAAGTTGAACATTGTGGAAATTGGCGATTTGCCGCTCTACAACGAGGACATCGACGGGGCATCGCCGCCCGCAGCCTACAGTACTTTCCGTCAGCAGGTACGTTCATCCGACGCGGTGTTGTTTGTGACACCGGAGTACAACCGCTCCGTACCCGCGCCGTTGAAGAATGCGATTGACGTCGGCTCCCGTCCTTATGGCCAAAGCGCCTGGAGCGGCAAGCCGGGGGCGATCATCAGCGTATCCCCGGGCGCCGTTGGCGGTTTTGGCGCCAACCACCATCTGCGCCAGTCCCTGGTGTTCCTCGATGTGCCATGCATGCAGCAGCCGGAAGCCTACCTGGGCGGAGCGGGCAGCGTGTTCGATGACGCCGGCAAGGTGTCGGAAAAGACCAGGCCGTTCCTGCAGGCATTTATTGATGCCTACGGCAAATGGGTAGAAAAACAGACAGCTTGA
- a CDS encoding DUF934 domain-containing protein: MQRIIKNNEVLDETWHLLPKDASFDGISNCDDLIVPLALWREHGHALKARDGGLGVWLDADEEAEEIGADVEHFQVIALNFPAFTDGRNYSNARLLRDRYGYKGELRAIGDVLRDQLFYLRRCGFDAFALRADKDPYEALESLKDFSVTYQAATDEPLPLFRRR, translated from the coding sequence ATGCAGCGAATCATTAAGAACAACGAAGTCCTCGACGAAACCTGGCACCTTTTGCCCAAGGACGCGAGCTTCGACGGCATTTCCAACTGCGACGACCTGATCGTGCCGCTGGCGCTGTGGCGCGAACATGGCCACGCCCTCAAGGCTCGCGACGGCGGCCTGGGTGTGTGGCTGGACGCCGATGAAGAAGCCGAAGAGATCGGCGCTGACGTGGAACACTTCCAGGTCATCGCCCTGAACTTCCCGGCCTTCACCGACGGTCGCAACTATTCCAACGCACGCTTGCTGCGTGACCGCTACGGTTACAAAGGCGAGCTGCGGGCCATTGGCGACGTGCTGCGCGACCAGCTGTTCTACCTGCGCCGTTGCGGGTTCGATGCCTTCGCCTTGCGCGCCGACAAAGACCCGTACGAGGCGCTGGAAAGCCTCAAGGACTTCTCGGTGACGTACCAGGCAGCAACGGATGAACCGCTGCCGCTGTTCCGTCGTCGCTGA
- a CDS encoding GNAT family N-acetyltransferase, whose product MNPKYPGLSVRVADEGFDAYVWGNDFSFEVSAYGVPEMGRRVDQWPVERIVPYRKCYGIDPEEFASFRDAPDSAIFMAYLDDRAVGHIVVSTNWNGFAHVDELAVALPARRHGVAKALLDVAQFWSRKKNLPGMMLETQNNNLGACRLYERCGYVMGGIDHLRYRGIDPQTREVAIFWYRLFKTDAERR is encoded by the coding sequence ATGAACCCGAAGTATCCAGGGCTCAGTGTGCGGGTCGCCGACGAGGGCTTCGACGCCTATGTGTGGGGCAATGATTTCAGCTTTGAGGTCAGTGCCTATGGCGTGCCGGAGATGGGCAGGCGGGTCGATCAATGGCCCGTGGAGCGCATCGTGCCGTACCGCAAGTGCTATGGCATCGACCCGGAAGAATTCGCCAGTTTTCGCGATGCGCCGGACAGTGCGATCTTCATGGCCTACCTGGATGATCGTGCGGTCGGGCATATCGTGGTCAGCACCAATTGGAACGGCTTTGCCCACGTTGACGAGCTGGCGGTGGCCTTGCCTGCCCGTCGGCACGGGGTGGCCAAGGCGCTGCTGGATGTGGCGCAGTTCTGGAGCCGCAAGAAAAACCTGCCGGGCATGATGCTGGAAACCCAGAACAACAACTTGGGTGCCTGCCGTCTGTATGAGCGTTGCGGCTACGTGATGGGCGGGATCGATCACCTGCGCTATCGCGGCATCGACCCGCAAACCCGTGAAGTGGCGATTTTCTGGTATCGATTGTTCAAGACCGACGCCGAGCGGCGTTAA